The following proteins are co-located in the Acidobacteriota bacterium genome:
- a CDS encoding glutaminyl-peptide cyclotransferase — protein sequence MGNRLLRRRARVFCFLGVLAAGVAATGLAAGGGVAAQGGVPRYGYRVVNSYPHDSRAFTQGLIVRDGYFYESTGQHGQSTIRKVRIATGEVVQQRQLEPKYFGEGLTDWGSQLVQLTWKNNVGFVYDLASFRPVKTFAFAGEGWGLTRSRTHLIMSDGQPSGQLRFLDPASLAEVRRITVRDQGRPVDRLNELEFVRGEVFANVWYTDEICRIDPATGRVTGWIDLSGLLPAAQRAGSDAVLNGIAYDAAADRLFVTGKYWPRVFEIALERRR from the coding sequence ATGGGGAACCGCCTCTTGAGACGCCGCGCGCGGGTGTTCTGTTTCCTCGGAGTGTTGGCCGCCGGCGTCGCGGCGACGGGCCTCGCGGCCGGCGGCGGCGTCGCCGCGCAGGGCGGCGTGCCGCGATACGGCTATCGCGTCGTCAACAGCTACCCCCACGATTCCCGCGCCTTCACCCAGGGGCTCATCGTCCGGGACGGCTACTTCTACGAGAGCACCGGGCAGCACGGCCAGTCGACGATCAGGAAGGTGAGGATCGCGACGGGCGAGGTCGTGCAGCAGCGCCAGCTCGAGCCGAAGTACTTCGGCGAAGGGCTCACCGACTGGGGCAGCCAGCTCGTCCAGCTCACCTGGAAGAACAACGTCGGGTTCGTGTACGACCTGGCGTCGTTCAGGCCGGTGAAGACGTTTGCGTTTGCGGGCGAGGGCTGGGGCCTGACGCGCAGTCGGACGCACCTCATCATGAGCGACGGGCAGCCGTCCGGTCAGCTCCGGTTCCTCGATCCGGCGTCGCTCGCCGAGGTGCGGCGCATCACCGTGCGCGACCAGGGCCGGCCGGTCGATCGGCTGAACGAGCTGGAGTTCGTGCGCGGCGAAGTGTTCGCCAACGTCTGGTACACCGACGAGATCTGCCGGATCGATCCGGCGACCGGACGGGTGACGGGATGGATCGATCTCAGCGGCCTGCTCCCGGCCGCCCAGCGCGCCGGCAGCGATGCGGTGCTCAACGGCATCGCGTACGACGCGGCGGCCGATCGGCTCTTCGTCACGGGCAAGTACTGGCCGCGCGTGTTCGAGATCGC